The Chitinophagales bacterium genome has a window encoding:
- the pyrR gene encoding bifunctional pyr operon transcriptional regulator/uracil phosphoribosyltransferase PyrR has protein sequence MKTLLDHTQLNITLQRLAHQLIENHLNFENTAIIGIQPRGVLLSDRIAQLVQQITKQKYIDYGKLDITFYRDDIHQGNDIHVPKRTDIEFSIEGRDVVLIDDVLHTGRTIRSAMDALIDFGRPRSVELLVLIDRRFSRELPIQPDYIGHSIDTIITQKVKVYWSEQDARDEVVLFDK, from the coding sequence ATTACACTGCAGCGGCTGGCGCACCAGCTGATAGAAAACCATCTTAATTTTGAAAATACTGCTATAATAGGTATTCAGCCCAGGGGAGTATTACTCAGTGACCGCATAGCACAACTCGTGCAACAAATTACCAAACAGAAATATATTGACTATGGTAAACTGGATATTACCTTTTACCGTGATGATATACACCAGGGCAATGATATACATGTACCCAAACGTACTGATATAGAATTCAGTATTGAGGGCAGGGACGTGGTACTGATAGACGATGTGTTGCATACCGGCAGGACCATACGTTCGGCCATGGATGCACTCATAGACTTCGGACGCCCGAGAAGTGTGGAGTTACTTGTGTTGATCGACAGAAGGTTCAGCCGGGAGTTACCTATACAACCGGATTACATCGGTCATTCTATAGATACTATCATTACACAAAAAGTAAAAGTATACTGGTCGGAACAGGACGCAAGGGACGAGGTGGTACTATTTGATAAATAA
- a CDS encoding aspartate carbamoyltransferase catalytic subunit — MSLSVKHLLGIKELQAADIHTIFRTADNFKQVLQRPIKKVPTLRDTTVANVFFENSTRTRISFELAEKRLSADVVNFSASGSSVSKGETLIDTVNNILAMKVDMVVMRHSATGAPWFLADHIDASIINAGDGINEHPTQALLDAFSMREKLGDLKGKRIAIIGDIMHSRVALSNIFCLKKLGAEVMVAGPPTLIPKHIQDLGVKVEYNVKKALQWCEVANVLRIQLERQNKPLFSTLREYALFYGINRQMLDSLDKEITIMHPGPINRGVELNSDVADGNQSIILDQVENGVAIRMAVIYLLSGKRDLVE; from the coding sequence ATGTCATTATCTGTAAAACACTTACTGGGAATTAAAGAACTGCAGGCTGCGGATATACACACTATATTCCGTACTGCGGATAATTTCAAGCAGGTTTTACAACGCCCGATAAAGAAAGTGCCTACACTGCGTGACACAACAGTTGCCAATGTGTTCTTTGAGAATTCTACCCGTACTCGTATCTCGTTTGAGCTGGCAGAGAAAAGGTTGAGTGCTGACGTGGTCAACTTTTCTGCGTCCGGCTCTTCCGTGTCAAAAGGTGAGACGCTGATAGATACAGTAAACAATATCCTGGCCATGAAAGTGGATATGGTGGTAATGCGCCACAGCGCGACAGGTGCACCATGGTTTCTTGCCGACCATATCGACGCCAGCATTATCAATGCAGGTGATGGCATTAATGAACATCCTACGCAGGCGTTGCTGGATGCATTCTCTATGCGCGAGAAACTGGGTGACCTGAAGGGTAAGCGAATAGCCATTATAGGAGACATTATGCACTCAAGGGTGGCATTGAGTAATATATTTTGCCTGAAGAAACTTGGCGCAGAGGTGATGGTAGCAGGCCCGCCGACGCTGATACCCAAACACATACAGGACCTTGGTGTAAAAGTAGAATACAATGTAAAAAAAGCACTGCAATGGTGCGAGGTAGCCAATGTATTGCGGATACAATTGGAAAGGCAGAACAAACCACTCTTTTCTACATTGAGAGAGTATGCGCTTTTCTACGGTATCAACAGGCAGATGCTGGATAGCCTGGACAAAGAAATAACAATTATGCACCCGGGACCTATAAACAGGGGAGTAGAATTAAATTCTGATGTAGCTGATGGCAACCAATCTATTATTCTTGACCAGGTAGAAAATGGTGTGGCTATCAGGATGGCCGTTATTTATCTCTTGTCCGGAAAACGGGATTTAGTAGAGTAA